From the genome of Helicoverpa zea isolate HzStark_Cry1AcR chromosome 1, ilHelZeax1.1, whole genome shotgun sequence, one region includes:
- the LOC124630506 gene encoding uncharacterized protein LOC124630506 yields MKSFILIALLSTLSVCLGAAVQRSQAPVDIGVLQPGDWVMSSAETRANPLEGFITSITVRTRLHPKYQVNMLRLIDRNPAQGAVISSIGGIGTNEISFIVTSQPSDGFHISSQLWGQDITEGTGDVRSLEPAECTMTVDNGKTVQTYNCNEMIH; encoded by the exons ATGAAGAGCTTCATTCTCATTGCACTGTTGTCAACGTTGTCAGTCTGCCTAGGCGCAGCTGTGCAGCGTTCCCAAGCTCCCGTAGACATAGGAGTTTTGCAACCTGGAGATTGGGTTATGTCTAG CGCGGAAACTCGGGCCAACCCACTAGAGGGTTTTATAACCTCAATAACTGTGCGAACTCGATTACATCCTAAATACCAGGTGAATATGCTGAGGCTCATCGATAGAAATCCAGCCCAAGGAGCTGTAATTTCAAGCATAGGAGGGATTGGAACGAACGAAATCAGCTTTATAGTAACATCTCAGCCCAGTGACGGATTTCATATTAGTTCTCAGCTGTGGGGACAGGACATAACCGAAGGGACAGGCGATGTGCGCTCCTTAGAGCCTGCAGAATGCACAATGACAGTGGATAATGGAAAAACTGTTCAAACTTATAACTGCAATGAAATGATTCACTGA
- the LOC124630743 gene encoding uncharacterized protein LOC124630743: MSQDKNVNNDLKWDSGTFIIMKNFIVIALLSTLSVCLGAVVQNAQFPINVGVLEPGDWVMISGVNRSNPQPNFVSQVTVRHQLHPNYKVNMVKFIDRAPETGGFISFVGGIGTNFVTFVLTSQRGGGYHYSYQLWGHDTTGADVRHSLESAECTMTVDDGKTVKTYNCNEIVH, translated from the exons ATGTCTCAGGATAAAAACGTTAATAACGATTTGAAGTGGGACTCAGGCACATTTATAAT CATGAAGAACTTCATTGTCATCGCACTGTTGTCAACCTTGTCAGTCTGCCTAGGCGCAGTTGTACAGAATGCCCAATTTCCCATAAACGTAGGAGTTTTGGAACCCGGAGATTGGGTTATGATAAG tGGCGTGAATCGGAGCAACCCACAACCTAATTTTGTAAGCCAAGTAACTGTGCGACATCAATTACATCCTAATTACAAGGTTAATATGGTTAAGTTCATCGATCGAGCTCCAGAAACAGGAGGCTTTATTTCATTCGTGGGAGGAATTGGAACTAATTTTGTTACCTTTGTATTAACGTCTCAGAGAGGTGGGGGATACCATTATAGTTATCAGCTGTGGGGACATGACACAACAGGGGCAGATGTGAGGCACTCTTTAGAGTCTGCAGAATGTACTATGACAGTGGACGACGGAAAAACTGTTAAAACTTATAACTGCAATGAAATTGTTCATTAA
- the LOC124630595 gene encoding uncharacterized protein LOC124630595, protein MKSSILIVLAALAVCLSVADQESHISSVGNQKPGDRRLWRFENVAVGMPDTRRRITAQVQLANTIKVNYVTFEDKDPSSGGFVSYMGGFANNHLTVMLQSQWGGGFHFITDLYGQDSGSTEPANLMSSAVQTNCTMTVEDGKTIQTFDCNLDLH, encoded by the exons ATGAAAAGCTCGATTCTCATCGTGCTAGCAGCTTTGGCAGTCTGCCTTAGCGTAGCTGATCAGGAATCGCATATTTCATCCGTTGGTAATCAGAAACCGGGAGATCGACGTCTGTGGAG atttgAAAATGTAGCCGTGGGTATGCCGGATACACGAAGACGAATCACTGCTCAAGTTCAGTTAGCTAATACTATTAAGGTTAATTATGTAACGTTCGAGGATAAAGATCCCTCGTCAGGAGGCTTTGTTTCTTACATGGGAGGATTTGCAAACAACCATCTTACTGTTATGCTACAATCTCAGTGGGGCGGAGGATTTCATTTTATTACCGATTTATATGGACAGGATTCAGGGTCAACAGAACCGGCGAACTTAATGAGCTCCGCGGTGCAAACAAATTGTACTATGACAGTGGAGGATGGAAAAACTATCCAAACTTTTGACTGCAATTTGGATTTGCATTAA